A region from the Desulfobaccales bacterium genome encodes:
- a CDS encoding collagen-like protein, whose protein sequence is MMSKDDYWRRLAKLIPPRRNKYFYGKLMDEFHFQMEQSYFNRKRWLLNRLSLGEGILCGLNVTAKGKEVCVEPGVAIDALGREIIVPEAVCIDPWQLTDDCGQPQGEPLTKDPKDETDHAVYICLAYRECAADFMPTLVEDCNTQEHCKPGTVVESFYLLVKKDGRGYLRKKSIIETECEGLLKSPGIKHLIGRPPSVEIDPFGVRPPFETKPADNRRSSLCKEVFSSASCPVLEESPYVILAEVTLQGANIRSIDMCSFRTDLCSNSELLDLLLCLTEPSKLQGPPGIDGHDGQDGEDGLQGPPGPGVEVDPNLAHIIETNWLHNTNLDIYNKPLNIDKFMEGLVVKFDKVIQFDKVIQFDKVIQTSVNPAHENTWFLVTMECPILGGQGYPVHPLGTIAVYRVYGSITPYGADSTATFIPEEEFRITYNAIIAYFNKFALEVIPLIRVILKCNFLEVGGELGKKLSEEGKKPPCVDGDFLRGEFPSGDGIEGGDFESWFYLSPRKEG, encoded by the coding sequence ATGATGAGCAAAGACGATTACTGGCGCCGGCTGGCTAAATTAATCCCGCCGCGGCGGAACAAATATTTTTATGGCAAACTGATGGACGAGTTCCATTTTCAGATGGAGCAGTCCTATTTCAACCGCAAGCGCTGGCTGCTGAACCGGCTTAGCCTCGGAGAGGGTATCCTGTGCGGTCTGAACGTTACTGCCAAGGGGAAGGAAGTTTGCGTGGAACCCGGGGTGGCCATCGATGCCCTGGGCCGGGAGATCATTGTGCCCGAGGCGGTCTGCATCGATCCCTGGCAATTAACGGATGATTGCGGCCAGCCGCAGGGGGAGCCGCTTACCAAAGATCCCAAAGATGAGACCGACCATGCCGTGTACATCTGCCTGGCCTATCGCGAATGCGCTGCGGACTTCATGCCGACCCTGGTGGAGGACTGCAATACCCAGGAGCATTGTAAACCTGGGACCGTGGTGGAAAGCTTCTATTTGCTGGTAAAGAAAGACGGGCGAGGTTACCTCCGAAAAAAATCCATAATTGAAACAGAATGTGAGGGACTGCTCAAGTCTCCTGGAATTAAACATTTGATCGGGAGGCCACCGTCTGTTGAAATTGACCCGTTCGGCGTGCGACCGCCTTTTGAAACAAAGCCAGCGGACAACAGACGATCTTCTTTATGTAAAGAGGTGTTTTCATCTGCCTCATGCCCAGTCCTGGAAGAGAGTCCGTATGTAATCTTGGCGGAAGTGACTTTGCAAGGTGCAAACATCAGATCAATTGACATGTGCTCTTTCCGGACCGACCTGTGCAGCAACAGCGAACTGCTTGACCTGCTGCTTTGTCTAACCGAGCCCAGCAAGTTGCAGGGGCCTCCAGGAATAGATGGCCATGATGGGCAAGACGGAGAGGATGGCCTGCAGGGCCCCCCAGGCCCTGGTGTCGAAGTTGATCCAAATCTCGCCCACATAATAGAAACAAATTGGCTACATAATACGAATCTTGACATTTATAATAAACCTCTCAATATCGATAAGTTCATGGAGGGGCTGGTAGTGAAATTTGACAAGGTGATTCAATTTGACAAGGTGATTCAATTTGACAAGGTGATTCAAACTTCAGTTAATCCCGCTCATGAAAATACTTGGTTCCTTGTAACTATGGAATGTCCAATCCTGGGAGGTCAAGGTTATCCCGTACACCCTTTAGGAACTATTGCGGTATATCGTGTTTATGGCTCAATAACCCCTTATGGGGCCGATAGCACAGCAACATTTATCCCAGAAGAAGAATTCCGTATAACATATAATGCTATCATAGCTTATTTTAATAAATTTGCTTTGGAAGTAATTCCGCTTATCCGCGTCATTCTAAAATGCAATTTTCTGGAAGTGGGAGGTGAACTAGGTAAGAAACTAAGTGAGGAAGGCAAGAAACCACCCTGTGTAGATGGGGACTTTCTCAGAGGGGAATTTCCCTCAGGGGATGGCATCGAGGGTGGGGATTTCGAGAGCTGGTTTTACTTATCTCCACGTAAAGAAGGGTAA